In one window of Anthonomus grandis grandis chromosome 11, icAntGran1.3, whole genome shotgun sequence DNA:
- the LOC126742581 gene encoding uncharacterized protein LOC126742581 isoform X1: MGLGLQFTHIKTVLLLLYDGIALECYVCDNQEENEEKCGKTIEICNYGEDVCLTEIRWGSTPYWQQGALKQYYISKRCSTKDKCEKFRSSNMAACTHIWYEDWKCSECCKGDRCNYYIISKAPALNYSPLLMVGLYIFIQTL; encoded by the exons ATGGGACTCGGATTACAGTTCACACACATAAAGACTGTCCTGCTCCTCCTATATGACG gTATTGCTTTGGAATGCTATGTATGTGATAACCaggaagaaaatgaagaaaagtGTGGAAAAACTATTGAGATCTGCAATTATGGAGAGGATGTCTGTTTAACTGAAATCAGATGGGGTTCCACACCCTATTGGCAACAAG ggGCCTTAAAACAGTACTACATATCTAAAAGGTGTTCAACCAAAgataaatgtgaaaaatttaGAAGTTCAAATATGGCTGCTTGTACCCATATTTGGTATGAGGATTGGAAATGTTCCGAATGTTGTAAAGGAGATAGGTGCAACTATTACATAatt TCAAAAGCACCTGCTCTTAATTATTCACCTTTGTTGATGGTAGGATTGTATATCTTTATCCAAACATTGTGA
- the LOC126742581 gene encoding uncharacterized protein LOC126742581 isoform X2, whose amino-acid sequence MNYSYAILFLMSLWSYSIALECYVCDNQEENEEKCGKTIEICNYGEDVCLTEIRWGSTPYWQQGALKQYYISKRCSTKDKCEKFRSSNMAACTHIWYEDWKCSECCKGDRCNYYIISKAPALNYSPLLMVGLYIFIQTL is encoded by the exons atgaaTTACTCGTacgcaatattatttttaatgtccCTTTGGTCTTACA gTATTGCTTTGGAATGCTATGTATGTGATAACCaggaagaaaatgaagaaaagtGTGGAAAAACTATTGAGATCTGCAATTATGGAGAGGATGTCTGTTTAACTGAAATCAGATGGGGTTCCACACCCTATTGGCAACAAG ggGCCTTAAAACAGTACTACATATCTAAAAGGTGTTCAACCAAAgataaatgtgaaaaatttaGAAGTTCAAATATGGCTGCTTGTACCCATATTTGGTATGAGGATTGGAAATGTTCCGAATGTTGTAAAGGAGATAGGTGCAACTATTACATAatt TCAAAAGCACCTGCTCTTAATTATTCACCTTTGTTGATGGTAGGATTGTATATCTTTATCCAAACATTGTGA